In one Mucilaginibacter sp. PAMB04168 genomic region, the following are encoded:
- a CDS encoding MFS transporter, whose protein sequence is MSAVSSTHHQKLTPIVLWVMTLATGLVVANIYYNQPLLGDIATSFHISNGEAGQLAMFTQIGYATGLLFIIPLADMFKRKRLMLVDFAFVVASLLLAASAQQVWVLALSSFFIGLTSVIPQILVAMGAHLANPQERGKKIGFIMSGLLIGILLSRTVSGFVGEHLGWRAMFYIAAGLMLVMWLLIALVVPEVEPDYKGSYSSLMQSLVSITRQEPKLRLAAFRGALCFACFSAFWTTLVFLLREPPFNQGSAVAGAFGLIGAFGALAASFIGRLSDKADTNRLITYTLILVLASFVLFAVFSHSLAGLVVGVILMDMGVQATHISNQAIIFSLNANARNRINTVYMVSYFVGGSAGTFLAAKMWGSYHWTGVCAIGITLSAIALIVHLLSLLKKDR, encoded by the coding sequence ATGTCTGCTGTTTCATCAACTCATCATCAAAAGCTTACACCAATTGTCCTCTGGGTAATGACTTTGGCTACCGGTTTAGTAGTAGCCAACATCTATTATAACCAACCTTTACTAGGTGATATTGCGACTTCGTTCCACATCAGCAATGGCGAGGCCGGTCAATTGGCTATGTTTACACAAATAGGTTATGCTACCGGGTTATTGTTTATTATTCCTCTGGCAGATATGTTTAAGCGTAAGCGCTTAATGCTGGTTGACTTTGCCTTTGTAGTAGCATCGCTTTTATTAGCGGCAAGTGCACAGCAAGTATGGGTGCTGGCGTTAAGCAGCTTTTTTATTGGCTTAACTTCGGTGATACCACAAATATTGGTCGCTATGGGCGCGCATCTGGCTAACCCGCAGGAGCGTGGTAAAAAGATTGGCTTTATTATGAGCGGTTTGTTAATTGGCATCCTGCTTTCGCGTACGGTAAGTGGCTTTGTGGGCGAACACCTTGGCTGGCGGGCTATGTTTTACATCGCCGCCGGCCTGATGCTGGTTATGTGGCTTCTTATAGCGCTGGTAGTGCCCGAGGTAGAGCCCGACTATAAAGGCAGCTATAGCAGCTTAATGCAATCGTTGGTTTCCATCACCCGGCAGGAGCCTAAGCTCAGGCTTGCCGCGTTTAGGGGAGCTTTGTGTTTTGCCTGCTTTAGCGCTTTTTGGACAACCTTAGTATTCTTATTGCGTGAGCCACCGTTTAACCAGGGCAGCGCTGTGGCTGGCGCATTTGGCTTAATTGGCGCTTTTGGTGCATTGGCTGCTTCTTTTATAGGCAGGCTGAGTGATAAGGCCGATACCAACCGGCTCATTACTTATACTTTAATACTGGTGCTAGCTTCGTTCGTGCTCTTTGCTGTATTTAGCCATAGCCTGGCAGGGCTGGTTGTTGGTGTAATACTAATGGATATGGGTGTACAGGCTACACACATCTCTAACCAGGCCATTATTTTTTCGCTTAATGCCAACGCACGTAACCGTATCAATACGGTTTACATGGTCTCTTACTTCGTCGGCGGGTCGGCCGGTACTTTTCTGGCCGCTAAAATGTGGGGAAGTTACCATTGGACCGGCGTGTGCGCTATTGGTATAACACTGTCTGCAATTGCTCTAATTGTGCACCTGCTAAGTTTGTTAAAAAAGGACAGGTAG
- the lpxB gene encoding lipid-A-disaccharide synthase — translation MKYYLVAGEASGDLHGANLIKALKEQDKEADFRYFGGDLMQARGGTLVQHYSTMAYMGFVEVAANLRTILRNMRACKQDIAAWQPDVVILIDFPGFNLKIADFAKSAGLRVCFYISPKVWAWNQKRVYKIKKVVDHLFCILPFEVAFYKQFNMKVDYVGNPLLDAVSAFKPDEQFLVKNRLEAKKLVALLPGSRKQEISRLLPVMVKVAELYPDYQFVVAGAPSFQPQYYEQYMAGSKLPVLFNATYDILHHAHAAIVASGTAVLETALFNVPQVAVYKANPILIWAGRQFLKIKFITLVNLIMDKLVVKELIQEHCNVENLSLEVDRLLHNGSYIDEQKANYDKLDGLMGQPGASAQTAELIIKYTQNK, via the coding sequence ATGAAATACTACCTGGTAGCCGGCGAAGCCTCCGGCGATTTGCATGGTGCTAACCTTATAAAAGCATTAAAGGAACAAGACAAGGAAGCTGACTTTCGCTACTTTGGCGGTGACCTGATGCAGGCACGGGGTGGCACGCTGGTACAGCACTACTCAACCATGGCGTATATGGGCTTTGTAGAGGTAGCAGCCAACCTGCGTACTATATTGCGTAACATGAGGGCTTGCAAACAAGACATTGCCGCATGGCAACCTGATGTAGTTATTTTGATTGATTTTCCTGGCTTTAACTTAAAGATAGCCGATTTTGCTAAATCTGCAGGTTTACGGGTTTGCTTTTATATATCGCCCAAAGTGTGGGCATGGAACCAAAAAAGGGTTTATAAAATCAAAAAGGTGGTAGATCACCTGTTTTGCATCCTACCCTTTGAAGTTGCTTTTTACAAGCAATTTAACATGAAGGTTGATTATGTAGGCAACCCCTTACTGGATGCCGTATCGGCTTTTAAGCCAGACGAGCAGTTTCTTGTAAAAAACAGATTAGAAGCTAAAAAGCTGGTTGCCTTATTACCCGGCAGCCGCAAACAGGAAATAAGCCGGTTACTACCCGTGATGGTAAAAGTTGCGGAGCTATATCCCGACTACCAATTTGTAGTTGCAGGAGCGCCATCTTTTCAGCCCCAATATTATGAGCAATATATGGCTGGCTCAAAGCTCCCCGTATTATTCAATGCCACTTATGATATATTACACCATGCACATGCAGCCATTGTGGCGTCGGGCACGGCAGTGCTCGAAACTGCTTTATTTAATGTACCACAGGTAGCTGTATATAAGGCTAACCCTATTTTGATATGGGCCGGGCGGCAATTTCTAAAAATAAAATTTATTACGCTTGTTAACCTTATAATGGACAAGCTGGTGGTAAAGGAGCTTATTCAGGAACACTGTAATGTAGAAAATCTTAGCCTGGAGGTTGACCGCCTACTGCACAATGGCAGTTATATTGATGAGCAAAAAGCTAATTATGACAAACTGGATGGCTTAATGGGGCAGCCAGGCGCCTCTGCCCAAACAGCCGAACTTATAATTAAATATACCCAAAACAAATAA
- the surE gene encoding 5'/3'-nucleotidase SurE, with protein MKKSKPTILVVNDDGITAPGIKVLIETMQELGHVVVVAPDSPQSGMGHAITIGKPLRLDAVDLYEGVEMFKCSGTPVDCVKLAVNRVFKGTKPDLCVSGINHGLNNSINVLYSGTMSAAVEGAIEGIPSVGFSLDDYTQQADFGPCSKYVKKIAEQVLANSLPAGTLLNVNFPKGNELKGIKVCRQAQGKWAEEFDERMDPHKRPYYWLTGEFQLNDQGEDTDVWALENNFVSVVPVQFDMTAHHAISYINSWKL; from the coding sequence ATGAAAAAGTCTAAGCCCACAATTTTGGTGGTTAACGATGATGGCATAACTGCGCCTGGTATTAAAGTTTTGATTGAAACCATGCAAGAGTTGGGCCATGTTGTGGTGGTAGCGCCCGATAGCCCGCAATCGGGCATGGGGCATGCGATTACTATCGGCAAACCATTGCGATTAGATGCAGTAGACCTGTACGAAGGTGTAGAAATGTTTAAATGCTCGGGCACACCGGTTGATTGTGTTAAACTAGCTGTTAACCGGGTATTTAAAGGCACCAAGCCAGATTTGTGCGTTTCGGGTATTAACCATGGTTTAAACAACTCTATAAACGTGCTTTATTCAGGCACCATGTCGGCCGCGGTTGAGGGCGCTATTGAGGGCATTCCATCTGTTGGCTTTTCATTGGATGACTATACACAGCAGGCCGACTTTGGCCCCTGCAGCAAATATGTTAAAAAGATTGCTGAACAGGTTCTGGCAAACAGCCTCCCCGCAGGCACACTACTTAATGTAAACTTTCCGAAAGGAAATGAATTAAAAGGAATTAAAGTTTGCCGGCAGGCACAGGGCAAGTGGGCCGAGGAGTTTGATGAAAGAATGGACCCACACAAACGTCCTTATTATTGGCTTACCGGCGAATTTCAGTTAAATGACCAGGGCGAGGATACGGATGTATGGGCGCTTGAAAACAATTTTGTGTCTGTAGTACCAGTACAGTTTGATATGACCGCACACCACGCCATATCTTATATCAATAGCTGGAAATTATAG
- a CDS encoding glycosyltransferase family 2 protein, translating to MRPVSIPAYISNFFYTKQDPLQVKQAYQKLYKGTPDVSVVMPAYNEESTIVQTLASLCSNETKWSVEIVVVNNNSQDKTGELVKACGVNCILETTQGITPARNAGLAKASGKYILNADADTIYPKYWIEEMVKPLADSSKQVAITYGRFSFIPVGSTSRFTYFFYEYFSDFTRLYNTHFKNEAVNVYGFNSGFRREQGLQVDSFNHPPGTNEDGYLALKLKNKGFGDMFRVDEPRAIVWTTDRRIQIDGGLWKATVKRFKRVFIS from the coding sequence ATGAGACCCGTTTCTATACCTGCGTATATCAGTAACTTCTTTTACACTAAGCAAGATCCACTACAAGTGAAGCAGGCTTATCAAAAATTGTATAAGGGAACGCCTGATGTATCTGTAGTTATGCCGGCTTATAATGAGGAAAGCACTATTGTACAAACGCTGGCGTCGTTGTGTAGCAATGAAACCAAGTGGTCGGTTGAGATTGTAGTGGTAAACAATAACTCGCAGGATAAAACCGGAGAACTGGTAAAGGCCTGCGGCGTAAATTGTATACTCGAAACAACGCAGGGTATTACCCCCGCCCGTAATGCTGGCCTGGCTAAGGCAAGCGGCAAATATATACTGAATGCCGATGCCGACACCATTTACCCCAAATATTGGATAGAAGAGATGGTAAAACCATTGGCCGATAGCAGTAAACAGGTGGCTATTACATACGGCCGCTTTTCGTTTATACCGGTGGGTAGCACCAGTCGTTTTACTTATTTTTTTTATGAGTATTTTTCTGACTTTACCCGCTTATATAATACGCACTTTAAAAATGAAGCGGTAAATGTTTACGGGTTTAATTCGGGCTTCAGACGTGAGCAAGGGCTACAGGTGGACAGTTTTAACCACCCCCCAGGTACCAACGAAGATGGTTATCTGGCACTAAAATTGAAAAATAAGGGCTTCGGAGACATGTTTCGTGTTGATGAACCCCGGGCTATTGTATGGACAACAGATAGGCGCATACAAATAGATGGCGGCTTATGGAAAGCAACAGTAAAACGTTTTAAACGCGTATTTATTTCGTGA
- a CDS encoding response regulator transcription factor produces MGFSDTGQTKILIIEDDNYMQLILRKFLGKAYELEICPSALEALSFLQNGNIPDLVISDLNTPNLSGLDFIAQLHSSDFFKSIPVIIVSGEDSSEVRVRCLNTGADDFIVKPFNPAELEARVRAILRRIGKSVQNL; encoded by the coding sequence ATGGGATTCTCCGACACTGGGCAAACTAAAATATTAATTATCGAAGATGATAATTATATGCAGCTTATACTCAGAAAGTTCTTAGGTAAAGCCTATGAGTTAGAAATTTGTCCTTCGGCATTAGAAGCACTTTCGTTTTTACAAAACGGCAATATCCCCGATTTGGTGATATCCGATTTAAATACACCCAACCTGAGCGGACTTGATTTTATTGCCCAGTTACACAGCAGCGATTTTTTTAAGTCTATACCCGTTATCATCGTATCGGGTGAGGATAGTTCAGAGGTAAGGGTGAGGTGCTTAAATACAGGCGCAGATGATTTTATTGTAAAACCTTTTAACCCGGCTGAGCTCGAAGCGCGTGTTAGAGCGATTTTAAGAAGAATAGGAAAGAGCGTGCAGAACTTATGA
- a CDS encoding sugar transferase produces the protein MHFKNGMQMFSAWQEGKLNIAAVISQDEVLASSGITLLETLKKNNMRDVPFFLIVNHFNSNLRSLALNAGVADVFKLPVSYQNIETRVNFLIDHWKGLRNNVATRTEITYKVPAGKRAFDMFFSGLALLMLSPFFLLVYILIKLESKGPAFYYSLRVGTGYQVFKFYKFRSMYVNADRRLKDLKHLNQYDTDAAAKKGDEGKQIIENTSHLCSDCLSAGRCQFPMYADKVHWCEREYIDNKKTSAGSAFFKIKNDPRITRIGNFIRNTSIDELPQLWNVFIGDMSIVGNRPLPLYEAEKLTTDKYALRFHAPAGITGLWQVEKRGKGDMSEEERLMLDNVYAQNHSLRSDVKLILKTIPALLQKESV, from the coding sequence ATGCATTTTAAAAATGGCATGCAGATGTTCTCGGCCTGGCAGGAAGGTAAGCTAAATATTGCAGCAGTTATTTCGCAAGATGAGGTTTTAGCTTCATCGGGTATTACACTGTTAGAGACTTTAAAAAAGAATAACATGCGCGATGTGCCGTTCTTTTTAATTGTTAATCATTTTAACAGCAACCTGCGTAGCCTGGCGCTTAACGCCGGTGTAGCCGATGTTTTCAAGTTGCCGGTTTCTTACCAAAATATTGAAACAAGGGTAAATTTTTTGATTGACCACTGGAAAGGATTGCGCAACAATGTTGCCACCCGTACCGAAATTACTTATAAAGTGCCCGCAGGTAAAAGAGCGTTTGATATGTTCTTCTCTGGTTTGGCCCTTTTAATGTTATCGCCGTTCTTTTTGTTGGTTTATATACTAATTAAGCTCGAATCGAAAGGTCCGGCGTTTTATTACTCATTGCGTGTTGGTACGGGTTACCAGGTATTTAAATTTTACAAGTTCAGGTCGATGTATGTAAATGCCGACCGTCGCCTGAAGGATTTAAAACACCTGAACCAATATGACACCGATGCCGCCGCAAAAAAAGGTGACGAAGGCAAGCAGATCATAGAAAACACCTCGCACCTGTGCAGCGATTGCTTAAGCGCCGGCAGGTGTCAGTTCCCCATGTATGCGGATAAAGTGCACTGGTGTGAGCGTGAGTATATAGATAATAAAAAGACAAGTGCCGGGTCGGCCTTCTTTAAGATCAAGAACGATCCGCGTATTACCCGTATTGGAAACTTTATTCGTAACACCAGTATTGATGAGCTGCCGCAATTGTGGAACGTTTTTATCGGAGACATGAGCATTGTAGGCAACCGCCCGTTACCGCTGTACGAAGCAGAAAAGTTAACGACCGATAAGTACGCCCTTCGCTTTCATGCCCCCGCTGGAATAACCGGCTTATGGCAGGTAGAAAAGCGCGGTAAAGGCGATATGAGCGAAGAGGAACGCTTAATGCTGGATAACGTTTATGCCCAAAACCATAGCCTGCGCAGCGATGTGAAGCTTATACTCAAGACCATACCTGCACTTCTGCAAAAGGAAAGCGTATAG
- a CDS encoding acyltransferase — protein sequence MSLTDQIKNNPSLKKMVHRMLIPKGEATPRFWVKILVNPFLHKRAQGSKIRWRTRLDVMPFNRFELGKNSTIEDFCTINNGVGDVLIGNNTLIGMSNVIIGPVNIGDNVIMAQNIVVSALNHEYRDVNKPIHTQEILTAPIVIEDDCWIAANAVITSGVTVGKHSVVAANAVVTKSIPPFSVAAGNPAKIIKQYDFELKDWVRV from the coding sequence ATGTCGCTTACAGATCAGATTAAGAACAACCCTTCTTTAAAGAAAATGGTGCACCGTATGCTTATACCTAAGGGTGAGGCAACACCGCGGTTTTGGGTAAAGATATTGGTAAACCCATTTCTGCATAAGCGGGCTCAGGGCTCAAAAATACGCTGGCGCACCCGGTTAGACGTAATGCCTTTCAACCGTTTTGAGCTGGGCAAAAACTCAACCATTGAAGACTTTTGTACTATTAACAACGGTGTAGGCGATGTACTGATTGGCAACAACACCCTGATAGGCATGAGCAATGTGATTATTGGTCCCGTTAACATTGGCGACAATGTAATTATGGCGCAAAATATTGTAGTAAGTGCCTTAAACCACGAGTATCGTGACGTAAACAAACCCATTCACACGCAAGAGATATTAACCGCCCCCATTGTAATTGAAGATGACTGCTGGATTGCAGCTAATGCCGTAATTACCTCAGGCGTAACCGTAGGCAAACACAGCGTAGTGGCTGCCAATGCTGTAGTCACCAAAAGCATCCCCCCATTCTCGGTAGCTGCAGGCAACCCTGCCAAAATCATTAAACAATATGATTTTGAGTTAAAGGACTGGGTACGAGTATAG
- a CDS encoding glycosyltransferase family 2 protein, with the protein MEILFWLSLFIVFYAFAGYGILLFIIIKIKRKLRGTPVIPVVDMANMPTCSLVIAAYNEEGFIAEKIKNTLELDYPAGKLNFVFITDGSSDRTPEMVAEYPQIRLMHSPDRRGKIAAVHRAMETITSEVVVFTDANTYLNPDALLKICRHYADARVGAVAGEKRIMVDATADATAGEGFYWKYESKLKAWDAELHSVVGAAGELFSIRTALYRPVSPNAILDDFMISLLVAEEGYRVLYEPEAYATETSSADVKEELKRKIRIAAGGIQSIIWLKSLLNPFNQPLLSFQYISHRVLRWTVVPFLMILALLLNIAIVAAGGGLVYQLLLFAQAAFYLMALAGWLLERREIKVKILFIPYYFCMMNYAVIRGIFRYMAGGQSAAWEKSKRK; encoded by the coding sequence ATGGAAATACTATTTTGGCTTAGCCTGTTTATTGTTTTTTATGCCTTTGCAGGTTATGGGATATTACTTTTTATAATTATTAAAATTAAGCGCAAGCTACGCGGCACCCCGGTGATACCGGTGGTTGATATGGCTAATATGCCAACCTGCAGCCTGGTTATTGCAGCTTATAATGAAGAAGGCTTTATTGCCGAAAAGATAAAAAACACGCTCGAACTCGATTACCCGGCCGGTAAACTGAACTTTGTCTTTATTACCGATGGTTCCAGCGACCGTACACCCGAAATGGTGGCTGAATATCCGCAGATCAGATTAATGCACTCGCCTGATCGGCGCGGTAAAATAGCGGCTGTACACCGTGCTATGGAAACAATTACCAGCGAGGTAGTGGTATTTACTGATGCCAATACCTATCTCAACCCTGATGCCCTGCTCAAAATTTGCCGCCACTATGCGGATGCCCGCGTAGGTGCTGTTGCCGGCGAAAAGCGTATAATGGTAGATGCAACTGCCGATGCTACCGCCGGTGAAGGATTTTACTGGAAATATGAATCGAAGTTGAAAGCCTGGGATGCCGAACTACACTCGGTAGTTGGGGCAGCGGGCGAATTGTTTAGTATACGCACCGCCTTGTACAGACCGGTATCGCCTAATGCCATTTTAGATGACTTTATGATATCGCTGTTGGTAGCCGAGGAAGGCTATCGGGTACTTTATGAACCGGAAGCTTATGCAACCGAAACATCGTCTGCCGATGTTAAGGAAGAATTGAAGCGTAAAATACGTATTGCTGCAGGTGGTATTCAATCTATCATTTGGTTAAAGAGCTTACTCAACCCATTCAACCAGCCATTGTTATCGTTCCAATACATTAGCCACCGCGTATTACGGTGGACGGTGGTACCCTTTTTAATGATACTGGCTTTGCTTCTTAACATTGCCATTGTTGCGGCAGGCGGAGGCTTAGTTTATCAGTTACTTTTATTTGCCCAGGCAGCTTTTTACCTGATGGCCTTGGCAGGGTGGCTGCTGGAGCGCCGCGAGATAAAAGTGAAGATACTATTCATTCCCTACTACTTTTGCATGATGAACTATGCAGTGATACGCGGTATCTTCAGATACATGGCCGGCGGACAAAGTGCAGCCTGGGAAAAATCTAAACGAAAATAA
- a CDS encoding glycosyltransferase family 2 protein has product MKLVSIITVNYNQSFITEQLLASIAATNAYQAIELIVVDNASKDNPVPAWQTRYPDITFIRSETNLGFAGGNNLGIKAAKGDYLFLVNNDTEFTPGLTQALVNILDTQPQVGMVSPKIRYFDQPDTLQYAGFTPMNYYTMRNKCIGQFEVDKGQYDHNTGPTGYIHGAAMMIRQEAIAKGGLMAENFFLYYEEMDWNDHIKRAGYEIWLEPRALIYHKESVSVGKISGLKEYFMNRNRMLFIRRNAPSVLAVIIFYIYFILVVTPRNIINYLRKGYKGFTGLLIKAIWWNLTHSKNSTNLGYRLN; this is encoded by the coding sequence ATGAAATTAGTTTCTATCATTACGGTTAATTACAATCAAAGTTTCATTACCGAGCAATTGCTGGCTTCCATAGCCGCCACAAATGCTTACCAGGCTATTGAACTGATTGTTGTTGACAACGCCAGTAAAGATAACCCGGTGCCAGCCTGGCAAACACGCTACCCCGATATAACCTTTATACGGTCTGAAACTAATTTGGGTTTTGCCGGCGGCAACAACCTGGGCATTAAAGCCGCTAAAGGCGATTATTTATTTTTGGTGAACAATGATACCGAGTTTACGCCCGGTTTAACACAGGCCCTGGTAAATATATTAGATACCCAACCGCAAGTGGGCATGGTATCGCCTAAGATAAGGTACTTTGACCAGCCCGACACCCTTCAGTATGCCGGCTTTACCCCCATGAATTATTACACCATGCGCAACAAATGCATAGGCCAGTTTGAGGTAGATAAAGGGCAGTATGATCACAACACGGGCCCTACTGGTTATATACACGGCGCGGCCATGATGATTAGGCAAGAAGCCATTGCTAAAGGCGGGTTAATGGCCGAAAACTTTTTTCTGTATTACGAAGAAATGGATTGGAATGACCATATTAAACGTGCAGGGTACGAGATATGGCTCGAGCCAAGAGCGCTTATTTACCACAAAGAGTCGGTTTCGGTAGGTAAGATAAGTGGACTTAAAGAATATTTTATGAACCGCAACCGCATGCTCTTCATCAGGCGCAATGCACCTTCGGTTTTAGCGGTTATCATTTTTTATATTTACTTTATACTGGTGGTTACACCACGTAACATAATCAACTACCTTCGGAAAGGCTATAAAGGCTTTACCGGCTTGTTAATCAAAGCCATTTGGTGGAATTTAACGCACAGTAAAAACAGTACCAATTTAGGTTACAGGCTTAATTAA